A window of Chryseobacterium sp. IHB B 17019 genomic DNA:
TTCCATGTTTGGAGGAATGCCTACTTACCAGATGGGAAGCCAGTTTAAGGGCGATATCATTAAAAAAATTGACAGTAACCTGAACTTCCTTCCAAGACCGGTCAACTATTTTTTCCTGCTTTTTGGCGGATTTTTCCTTTTAGGAATGGTTACGGTCAGAAACTGGAAATATGCCTTATTGGGAGCCACTTTCTTTGGTCTTTCCACCTATTTTTATATCGCCATTGCGGCCGGACATAATGGTAAAATTAATACCATTGAATATTTCGCGCCACTTTTAGCCGGGATTTTACTGGTCTATATCAGGAAGCAATACATTTGGGGGTTCATTGTCACAACCCTGTTTATGGGGCTTCAGATCGCGGCGAATCACCCACAGATGACGTATTACCTTTTCCTTGCATTAGGATTTTTATTCTTGTCTGAATTAATCCGGGCGATTCAAAAGAAAACACCAATGAAGCATTTTTTAATTTCTTCGGGAATTATTGCAGCTTCTTGTTTCATCGGAGTTGGAATGAATTCCCAGAGAATCATGGCGAATTCCGAATATATTAAAGAAACCGTTCGTGGAAAACAAATCTTAACGAACGACAGCCATACCGGGGGAAAATCCGGAATGGATAAAGAAAGCATGCTTCTTTGGAGCTACGGAAAACTGGAAACATTAAACCTTTTCATTCCAAGATTGATGGGCGGCGGAAGCCAGGAACCGGAAGGAAAGGAAATGATGGGTAAAATCCAGGAAATGGTGCAGGAAAATGTAAGCTCACAGGCCGAGTATGACAGAATTTCTAAAGGATTCGGAAACCTGACCTATTGGGGAGACCAACCGGGAACCTCAGGCCCTGCTTATCAGGGAGCAATTGTTTGTTTTTTAGCAGTTTTAGGTTTCTTTTTTGCCTGGAAAAAATACCGTTATTGGATCTTAGGAGCGTCAATTCTGACTGTTTTTCTGGCTTGGGGAAGTAATTTCATGGCACTTTCAGACTTTTTCATTGATTTTGTTCCGTTTTATAACAAATTCAGGGCACCCTCTTCTATTTTGGTCGTAGTTGAATTGTTATTTCCATTAATCGCTATTATAGGATTATACAGGTTCTTCACAGATTCTACATTAACGGAAGAATACAAAAAGAAAATTCTTCTTTATGTAAGTGGTGGAACGTTAGGTTTGGTATTAATTCTTCTTCTTTTCGGAAAATCATTATTAGGATTCCATACGGATAATGAAAAAACTTACCTTCCTCCTTTCCTGTTGGATTTTCTGGTGGATGAAAGATTTAAATTATTTAAAATTGATGCCATCAAAGCATTCATCTACGTTGCCATTGCTGCCGGAGTTTTATTTTTAAGTTTAAAGCAAAAATTAAATCAGAATATTGCTTTAATCATCATCGGAGCTGTAAGCTTATTTGATCTTTGGACAGTAAACAAGCGTTATTTAAACGATGAAAATTATGTTGACAAAATCTTTGCTGAAAACCCTTTCCAAACTGAAAGTTCAGATCTTATGGCTGAAAAAGTTCAGGGAAATCCAAATCTGGAATCCATTTTAGCAAATGTAAATGTTAACAAAACCCTTGAAACAATCGCAGAAAGAGATAAGACACACTATAGAATTTTCAACAATATTTTAGGTACATTCAGCGAAACGAATACTTCTTATTTTAAATCTTCAATCGGAGGTTATCACGCCGTAAAATTGAGAAGATATGACGACGTCATCAACGAGTATTTCCAGACTATGGATTCTGTAAAAGTTCCAAAAATCCTTAATCTTTTGAATGCAAAATATTGGGTTGTTGGCGGACCGGAGCAGCCTCAGGCGATCCCGAATCCTAAAGCAAACGGAAATGCATGGTTTGTAAGTGATTTGCAGTTTGTAGACTCTCCGAATCAAGAAATTAAAGCAATCGGAGAAATTGACAGTAAAAAAACAGCCGTAATTGCTTCTTCTGATAAAAAATATTTTGACGGAAAACCTGTTCAGGCAGATTCTACAGCATTCATTAATTTGACTAAATATCAACCTAACGAAATAGAATTCAGATCCCAATCCAAAACTCCGCAATTGGCTGTATTCTCAGAGATTTATTATCCTCACGGATGGAAAATGTTCATTGATGAAAAAGAAGTACCTTACATCAAAGCAGATTACTTGCTGCGTGCAGTACATGTTCCTGCAGGAAGCCATCGTGTAAGAATGGTGTTTGAACCGGAAGTGATTGAAAAAGGAAAATGGATTTCACTTATTTGCTTCGGGTTGTTTATTTTGCTGAGTGGTTTCGGGATGTATTTTGTTTACCGCAAAAGAGACAAAAGAAAAACTGAAAATATTTAGTGATTCAAAAGTTTGAAAAAGATTTATGATTATTACTCAAAAATATATTACAGACCTTACCTATCGAATTAACGGAGCTTGTATTGAAGTTCATAAAATTTTGGGATCTGGTTTGGCAGAAATTGTTTATCATAAAGCGTTAGAAAAAGAATTCAAATTAAGAAATATTGAATATAAATCTGAGTTTCAGATTCCCGTTATTTATAAGGATGAATATTTAAATTGTGATTTTAAATGTGACTTTTTGGTTGAAAATTTAATCGTTTTAGAAATTAAATCCATTACATCCGTTTTAGACATTCATAAATATCAAATTCTCAACTATATGAATCTACAATCTACTAAAGGTTCCGAAGGGAATTCTTGTAAATTTTAATGTAAAAAACCTTTATCATTTTGGACAAGAAACCTTTATCAATAAATATTTTGAGCAATTTGACTAGTATTAACTCATATTTTGTCAACTTTTGAATAACTAAAAACAATAATAAATCTTTTGTCTCTTTTGCGGTTAAAATAAAATATAAATGAATTCTCAAAAAAAAATATTAATCATCACCTATTACTGGCCACCTGCAGGAGGTCCCGGTGTTCAAAGATGGTTGAAATTTGCAAAATATTTACCCGAATTCGGATGGGAGCCCGTGATCTATACTCCCGAAAATCCGAGTTATCCATTGCTGGATGAAAGCTTAATGAAAGATGTTCCTGAAAATATTGAAATCATAAAAACAAAGATTTGGGAACCTTATCAACTAGCCGAAAAGCTGAATAAAAGTAACAAAAAATTCAAGGCCGGACAGTTTGATGTTGGGAAAAATCAAAGTTGGAAATCTAAGCTTTCAATTTGGGTAAGGGGAAATTTTTTCATTCCTGATGCCAGAGTTTTCTGGGTAAAACCTTCCGTAAAGTTTTTAGAGCAATATTTAAAAGAAAACAAAATTGATGTTGTGGTGACTTCCGGGCCACCCCATTCTTTGCATTTAATTGGTTTACATTTAAAAAACAAACTTCCCTCTCTAAAATGGATTGCCGATTTTCGTGATCCGTGGACGGAAATTTCCTATTACAAGCACTTAAAATTAACTAAAAGTTCAGATAAAAAACACCGTCAACTAGAAAGCGATGTATTCAGAAATGCTGATATTACGCTGGCGACAAGCTATACCGATGCAGAAAATTTCCGCAAAAATGGAGCAAATGCCGTTTGTATTACAAATGGTTTTGATGAAACAGATTCAAACCCTCAAACCCTCAAACCCTCAAACTCTCAATCTCAATTCACATTGAGCTATATCGGTGTTTTAGAACAATTGAGAAATCCTGAAACTCTTTGGAGAGCTCTGGATAATTTAATTAAAACAAATTCTGATTTCGCTGAAAATTTTACCTTAAAGTTTGCAGGAAGAATTGATGAGAAGATTTTAAACTCAATTGAAAATTCAGGTTTAAAAAATAATATTTTAAATCTAGGTTATGTTTCTCATGACAAGGCAATCGGTGAAATGCAAAGTTCTGACATGCTTTTAATTACAAATTTCCCGAATGAATCTTCAAAAGGAATTATTCCCGGAAAAATATTCGAATATCTGGCCACAGGAAAACAGATTATTTCTTTCGGACCGGATAATGCGGATGTTGCTAAAATTTTAAATGAAACAAAAGCCGGAAAACATTTCAGCTACAGTGATTTCGAGTCAGTTAAGAGCTTTATTCTCGAAAAATTTGAGCTCTGGAAAAACGGAACTCTTCTTGAAAACACTCAAAATATCGAGCAGTTCTCAAGAAAAAATCTAACGAAAAAGCTGGCTGAAATTTTAAATTAAATTGTCCACTGATCATTAACGACAGCCACAAGATAATATTTCCCCTGAAATTCCTCAAAAACAAGACGAAGACATTTCCAATCCATTCCGGCTGTAGCTTCCGAACCTTTGATAAAGTTTTCTGTAAAATCTACTTTTGGATAGATTTCCTTTAAATTATTCAGTGAATTTCCTTTTCCAAGAAATTCATTTAATGCAACCTGTCCTGTTACAAAATCTTTTGAATACACCCATTTTGTAAGATAATCATCAATTGTTGCCTTATAAAGATCTCCGGAACCATCCATTGTCCCCCAGGTAAACAAGGTTTTTGTCGGCTGATATTTTGCAAAATCTGCTTTTGAAAACTGCTTATCTTCTTTTGGATTTACAAAAGCATACATAGAAAATCTCACTCCCTTTTCAGGATGAATGAATTCCGCGAATTTTTTATAATCCTTATCTTTTAAAGTTTGTACTACCTGTTTATTAATTTGCTGTAGAGCAGCGTCTTTATCAGCTATAGACTGCTCTGCATGCGTACTATCCACTTGTACTTGTTGTGTCGAGTCACTTTTATTTTCAACAACTTTATCAGGGGTTTTGTTACAGGCAACGATACTTACGATGAGCAATGAAATGAATAATTTTTTCATATTTTTAATCTTGTGGCTATAAAATCACCAAATTTAATGCCGTAAAATAGTTTCGATAGATAAGTTCTTCTGTAAGTTTTTAACCTAATCTAAAGGTTTTAGTTAAATTTGTTTTATGGAAATTTTGGATATTCTCATCATCGGAGGCGGACCAATTGGTTTGAATTGTGCCTTGGAAGCTCAGAAAAATAATCTTACTTATTTAATTATTGAAAAAGGAACCATAGTCAATTCACTTTATAATTATCCTTTATACATGAGGTTTTTCTCCACTGCTGAGAAGCTGGAAATTGATGGAATTCCTTTCATCTCAACAGCTCCAAAACCGGGAAGACAGGAAGCATTGGAATATTATCAGGGAATTGCGCGCCAAAGAAATATCAACATTCACTTGTATGAAAAGGTTGAAAAAGTTTCTAAAGAAAATGACATTTTTGAGATTGAAACTTCAAAAGGAAAATATTTTGCTAAAAATGTTGTCATCTCAACAGGATTCTACGATATTCCAAATCTCATGAATATTCCTGGAGAAAATTTACCAAAAGTAAAACATTATTATACTGAACCTTATCCTTATGCCAAACAAAAAATTGTGGTCGTTGGCTCAAGCAATTCAGCGGTTGATGCGGCATTGGAAACTTACCGAAAAGGAGCGGAAGTGACAATGATTATTCGTCACTCCGAAATTTCAGAAAGTGTAAAATATTGGGTAAAACCGGATATTGAAAACAGAATTGCAGAAGGAAATATTAAAGCTTATTTTAATTCTACTCTTCTTGAAATCAGGGAACATTCTGTAATTTTTAAAGATGAAAACGGGAAAACCATTGAAATTGAAAACGATTTTGTTCTGGCCATGACTGGCTATCTCCCCGATTTTGATTTTCTTAAAAATTCCGGAATTGAACTGCAGGGAGAATGTTTAAACCCTCTTTATAATGCTCGAACAATGGAAACTAATGTTGAAAATCTTTATCTCGCAGGAGTTGTCTGTGGAGGGAAAGACACCCATCTCTGGTTTATTGAAAACTCAAGAATTCATGCAGAGATGATTGTGAAAAATATTCTTTTAAAGCAGAAATAATAAATTAAAACAAAACATTCACTCCAAAAATAAAATTCCGTCTTGGGGCAGGATTGTAAAAACGGTTTCCAAAAGCATTAACATCAAAACCCAAAACATAATCCGTATTGTAAAGATTTTGGATCTGTAAATATAAATTCAATCTTAGTTTGTCAAGATCTAAAGGAAATCTGAACTGGATATTTCCAACCAAACTCGGCTCCGACCAAACGGAATTCGCATCATTTAAAGGAATTTTTGAAGTATAAAAATGGGAGTAATCTACGGAAAGCTTTTTGAAAAAAGTAAAATTCAGCAAACTGTTGATTGTTGTTTTCGGAACACCTGTTATAGCATTTCCTGAAAAGTCAGTGTTGAGCTGTTTATAATTCTCAAATTTAAAATTGTAAAAGCTTCCCGAAAACCTAAACTTAAAGTTATTGAAAAAGTCATTTTTTAAACTAAAATTCTTTGATTCTAAAAGAACTTCAATGCCTTTTTGAACCGTTTTTCCCTGATTAATAAAATATTCCTGACCCGCTTCATTCTGTCTTCTGACAATCGCATCATTCATTCTAAAATCAAAATAATTCCCTTCAATAAAAACAAAATTTCCAAACTGCTTTCTTATTCCGATTTCTTTATTCCAGCCATACTCCGGAACGAGATTTAAACTAAATTCCTGATTGGAAGAACGGATTTCCTCATTGGTAGGAGCAGAGTTCCCCTTCCCTATTTTTCCACGTACCGAAAAACCTTTACCTACAAGATAGGTGATTCCAAAATTGGGAAGCCATTGATTTTTAAATTTAATATTTCCATTTTTAGAATCCGGGTAAAGTCGTTGCCAATCGTAAGAATTCGAATTTAAGCTAATCGAAATATCTGTGAAAAATTTTTCATTGAAATTTAATTTTTGTGAAAGAAAATAAAATCCGGAAGTATATTTAATTTGGTCAAAATTCTGTAGTTTTCCTTCAATTCCTTTGTTATTATCATAGTTTTTAATCAAAACATCATTAATTCCACCTTCAAAACCAAATCTATAAGCCAGGCTAACTTTATTCCAGTTTTTTTCATAATTGAAATGAGTTCTCAGTGCAAAATTCTTTTCAAAACGATTTTCAAAATTGGTAATAAATGGATTTTCAAAATCTACATACGAGCCTTGAACCAAAATAAAATGTGAAAAATTTGAATTAAAATTAAATTCGTGAGAAAGCCCGGTTAATAGCATTTTATTCCGTATCCCGGCTTCCTGTTCTTTGGCTCCTGGAAGGGTTGATGTAGCAGGTCTCGCCTGCTTTCTGTTGGCTTGCATTTGTTCTAAAGTTAGCCCTCCCGGAGTTTCATAATCCAGATCAGAATAGATCAACATAACCTTTAACAAAGCTTTTTCTGAATATTGAAAATTATCTTTAATGAATAATTGCTTTCTTTGAACCTGCGATTGTTCCCGATAAGAATCCGTCTGATAATAATTCTGAAAAACCTGTAAAAAGTGTTTTCCGAATTGCTTCGAAAAATCAAAACTTTGGCTAAAAGCGCCATAACTTCCGATCGCTAAATCAGCTGATAAGTTATCTGAACTTCTGGTTTGTAAAAGTACAGTTCCACCCGTAACTGCTCCGTAATCACCACTTTCAGGGCCTTTATATACTTCCATTCTATCAATCAATTGCGGAGAAATTAGATTAAAATATGTATTTCCGGAGGCATCCGACAAGATAAAATCATCCAGATAAACCTTAATATTTCTAACTCCGAAAGGTGATCTCAACGTACTGCCCCGAACGGAAATCCTATAGCTTGCAGGCGAACGTTCTTCCATTCTGGCACCTGGAATTTGATTCACTGATTCGAGCATTCTTTCCGGAATATTCTGATCTAATAAGTTTTCAGAAACAACGGAAACTGATTTTGTAGAAACAATAAATGGCGTTGATTTTTTGTAAGCATCAATCCTGACTTCAGAAATCAACGTCGCAGAATCTTTTTTTTGCGAAAAGAAAAACAAAACAGAAAATAAGGAAAGTAAAAAATATAATTTTGTCATTAAATAATTGGAAGCAAAAATTATTCTTTTCTCTATTTAATCGGATTAAATTTTGTAGCAACTTTTTCAATTAAGACAAAAAAATAAATGTATACCAGATAATAACTATTCTCCAGCTTTCTTATCTTTAATCATCCATGGAACAATAAAATAAAAGGCAACAGCAATAATTGTTGCTAAAACCCCGGTTCCAATCCATAAAGTATTGAATCCGAGCTTTTCAGCAATTAAAGTTCCTAAATATGGAGTTACAATAAATGCAATGGAAAATGAGATTCCGTTCAAACCCATATACGCTCCTTTGTTGTTTTCTCCGGAACGTAGGGCCGTAATTGTTGACATGAACGGCAACGTCCAGATCTCCCCGATACAAAGCAATGTCATGGAAACAATAAGGGCAATGAGGCTGTAGTCAAAAGCCAGCATGGCGTATGAAAACCCACAAATAAAAGTCCCCAAAAGCATTGTGACAGCGAGATTGA
This region includes:
- a CDS encoding glycosyltransferase family 4 protein, whose protein sequence is MNSQKKILIITYYWPPAGGPGVQRWLKFAKYLPEFGWEPVIYTPENPSYPLLDESLMKDVPENIEIIKTKIWEPYQLAEKLNKSNKKFKAGQFDVGKNQSWKSKLSIWVRGNFFIPDARVFWVKPSVKFLEQYLKENKIDVVVTSGPPHSLHLIGLHLKNKLPSLKWIADFRDPWTEISYYKHLKLTKSSDKKHRQLESDVFRNADITLATSYTDAENFRKNGANAVCITNGFDETDSNPQTLKPSNSQSQFTLSYIGVLEQLRNPETLWRALDNLIKTNSDFAENFTLKFAGRIDEKILNSIENSGLKNNILNLGYVSHDKAIGEMQSSDMLLITNFPNESSKGIIPGKIFEYLATGKQIISFGPDNADVAKILNETKAGKHFSYSDFESVKSFILEKFELWKNGTLLENTQNIEQFSRKNLTKKLAEILN
- a CDS encoding YpdA family putative bacillithiol disulfide reductase, whose protein sequence is MEILDILIIGGGPIGLNCALEAQKNNLTYLIIEKGTIVNSLYNYPLYMRFFSTAEKLEIDGIPFISTAPKPGRQEALEYYQGIARQRNINIHLYEKVEKVSKENDIFEIETSKGKYFAKNVVISTGFYDIPNLMNIPGENLPKVKHYYTEPYPYAKQKIVVVGSSNSAVDAALETYRKGAEVTMIIRHSEISESVKYWVKPDIENRIAEGNIKAYFNSTLLEIREHSVIFKDENGKTIEIENDFVLAMTGYLPDFDFLKNSGIELQGECLNPLYNARTMETNVENLYLAGVVCGGKDTHLWFIENSRIHAEMIVKNILLKQK
- a CDS encoding GxxExxY protein — its product is MIITQKYITDLTYRINGACIEVHKILGSGLAEIVYHKALEKEFKLRNIEYKSEFQIPVIYKDEYLNCDFKCDFLVENLIVLEIKSITSVLDIHKYQILNYMNLQSTKGSEGNSCKF
- a CDS encoding TonB-dependent receptor, translating into MTKLYFLLSLFSVLFFFSQKKDSATLISEVRIDAYKKSTPFIVSTKSVSVVSENLLDQNIPERMLESVNQIPGARMEERSPASYRISVRGSTLRSPFGVRNIKVYLDDFILSDASGNTYFNLISPQLIDRMEVYKGPESGDYGAVTGGTVLLQTRSSDNLSADLAIGSYGAFSQSFDFSKQFGKHFLQVFQNYYQTDSYREQSQVQRKQLFIKDNFQYSEKALLKVMLIYSDLDYETPGGLTLEQMQANRKQARPATSTLPGAKEQEAGIRNKMLLTGLSHEFNFNSNFSHFILVQGSYVDFENPFITNFENRFEKNFALRTHFNYEKNWNKVSLAYRFGFEGGINDVLIKNYDNNKGIEGKLQNFDQIKYTSGFYFLSQKLNFNEKFFTDISISLNSNSYDWQRLYPDSKNGNIKFKNQWLPNFGITYLVGKGFSVRGKIGKGNSAPTNEEIRSSNQEFSLNLVPEYGWNKEIGIRKQFGNFVFIEGNYFDFRMNDAIVRRQNEAGQEYFINQGKTVQKGIEVLLESKNFSLKNDFFNNFKFRFSGSFYNFKFENYKQLNTDFSGNAITGVPKTTINSLLNFTFFKKLSVDYSHFYTSKIPLNDANSVWSEPSLVGNIQFRFPLDLDKLRLNLYLQIQNLYNTDYVLGFDVNAFGNRFYNPAPRRNFIFGVNVLF